The Flavobacterium sp. 140616W15 sequence CACAAACAAACTACTGCTAATCCTTGGGATCAATACGAAGATTCTTTCGCTGTAGGAACTATCCACAATGGTGAAATTTCTGAAATCGTTGACAAAGGAGCTACTGTAGAATTCGGAGATGATATCGTTGCTTTCATTCCTACTCGTCACCTTGAAAAAGAAGACGGAAAGAAATTGAAAAAAGGAGAATCTGCTGATTTCAAAGTAATCGAATTTAACAAAGAATTCAAAAGAGTTGTTGCATCTCACACTGCTATCTTCCGTGAAGAAGAAGAGAAAAATGTGAAAACAGCTACTGAAAATACTTCATCTAACTCTTCTACAAATGCACCAGCTGCAACTTTAGGAGATAGTAATGATGTATTAGCAGCATTGAAAGCTAAAATGGAAAAAACAGAGAAAAAATAATTCTTAGTTTTTCTTAATATAGAAAGTCCCACAGCAATGTGGGACTTTTTTTATGTCTAATTTTTGTTTCAGGTTTCATGGTTTTCTTTGTTTAAAGTTTTAGATTGTCTCGCTGGGCGAAGTGGAAGCGCTTTTTCTATTGGGAATTAATACTGTCAATTAGATAATACCTAACAATTGGAATTTCATTTTTCAGGAGCTATTTCCTTCTATCCACTATATCTTTTTATTTTTAAAGATAAAATAAAAAGGATGTCGTTACTCCCGATAGGGCTAGGAGAGTCATTTTTAGAAGAGTATTATCTAGATGGAAAAGTATCTAAAGTAATAGTGGAGAATTCCTGTTTGATGCTTGAATCGGAATTTCTTTAATTTTGATAATGTAGGGGAGTGAGATTATTGGAGTCTTTTGTTTTATGGTAAATAAGAGTTTTATCGCTTAATATTAACAAAAAAAATTGTGTTATTGTATTAAAAAGTTATTTTTGTTTAAAAAATTACTATATGAAGAAAATCTACTTTTTAGTTCTGACTTTATGCTTTTTTAATGGTTTATATGCTCAGAATATTATTATTCCAGACTTTAATCTTAAGATGAAGTTGATATCATTGAATGTTGACATAAATTCAAATTCTGAAATTGAAATTAGTGAAGCCTTAAAGATTACTTTTTTAGATCTGAGTAACTCCAATATTACTTCTTTGGAGGGGCTAGATAGCTTTACTAATCTTGAATTTTTAGATTGTAGTAATAACCCGCTCTTGAGGGATATTGATTTTAATAAATTAAAGAAACTGGTGCATTTAAGGTATTCAAACATTCAAAGTAAAGAATATTTACAAATTGAAAATTTACCTGAATTAACTACGATATTGGCAGATGGATTGACAAACTTAAAATTCGTTCAATGTACAGGTAATCCTAAGCTCACAACATTGAGTCTAAATGGCGCTGCAAACCTGACTGAAATTGTGGCTACCAACAATAAATTAACGACGTTAAATTTGTTAGGAGTAGTACAACTTAAGAAGTTAAGATGCTCAAGTAATCAATTGGCAGCATTAGATATGAGTAGTTTAACAAAACTGGAGAGTTTAAGTTGTGAAGATAATCGGCTAAAATCTACCGAGTTTAACGTTGCTGATTTAGTGAAGCTTAAGTATTTGTCATGTCAGAATAATCAATTGGTAAAATTAAATACAGATTTTTTATGGGACTTAGTCTATTTAAATTGTTCTTCGAATGAAATAATAGATTTGCATGTAAGTAATATGTATAATTTGGAAGAATTATATTGTGACGGGAATAATATTTCTTCATTAAAACTGGGTGCTTCAAGGAAACTGCAGTGGTTGAATTGTAGCAATAATAGGTTTACTGATTTAAATGTAAGGGACTTAACGCAACTTAAAGGAGTGAGCTGTAGTAATAATGAAATAACGTCACTAGACTTAAATGGATTAATAAATTTAGAAAATCTACAGTGTTTTAATAACCAGATAAAAACATTAGATTTAAGTGATTTAAAAAGTTTAGCACGACTTGATTGCTCTCAAAACCAACTTACTTCTCTATTGATAAGAAACGGTAGCAAAGAGGCAGGTTTTTTAAATTTCTCTGCAAATCCAAACCTGCAATACGTTTGTGCAGATGAGAATCAGTTAGAGCAGGTTAAAGCTCTGGTAACAACATACGGATATACCAATTGTAATGTAAATGCTTACTGTTCTTTTAAACCTGTTGGTACCTATTTTACAGTTCAAGGAAATAGTAAAATTGATAGCGATAAAAATGGTTGTGATGCTCAGGATTTGGGTTTCCCAAATTTAAAATTTAACTTATCAGACGGTACAAATACAGGAAGTATAATAGCAAATGCTACTGGTAGCTATTCTATTTCTTTGCCAACTGGAACACATAGTATAACTCCAGTTTTAGAAAATCCTGAATATTTCTCTATTTGGCCTACTTCTATTAATGCTACTTTTCCAGCGCAATCAAGTCCAGTAACTCAAAACTTTTGCATTACTGCTAAGGGTACGCACTCTGATTTAGAGGTTACTTTATTACCGATAAATGTAGCGAGACCTGGTTTTGAGGCTCAATATAAAATAGTCTACAAAAACAAAGGGAATAATGTGCAATCAGGTTCAGTTAATCTGAATTTTAATGATTCAGTTTTAGACTTTGTTTCAGCAAATCCAGTTGTATCAAATCAGGCATCGAATAATTTGTTTTGGAATTTTACAAACCTAAGACCATTTGAATCTAAAGAAATTATATTTACTGTAAAAGTAAATGCGCCAACTGCAACTCCAGCAGTTAATAATGGCGATATTTTGTCGTTTGTGGCAACGATACAGACTCTAAGTACTGATGATACGCCAAATGATAATACATTTACTCTAAATCAAATTGTAGTAGGTTCTTATGATCCGAATGATAAAACGTGTTTAGAAGGATCAGTTATTACTCCAAACTTAATTGGTGAGTATGTACATTATATGATTCGTTTTGAGAATACAGGTACTTATCAGGCACAGAATATTGTAGTTAAAGACATGATTGATTTAGCTAAATTTGATATTGCGACTTTGGCTCCTACAAGTTCAAGTCATCCTTTTGTAACTAACATTACTGAGGGAAATAAAGTAGAGTTTATCTTTGAAAACATCAATCTTCCTTTTGATGATGCCAATAATGATGGATATATAGCATTTAAAATTAAAACTAAGTCAACATTAAAAGTAGGAGATTCGTTTACTAACGATGCGAATATTTATTTTGATTATAATTTCCCAATTTTAACCAATAAAGCAACTTCTACATTTCAAACAACATTAGGAACTCCTGATTTTGAGTTCTCTAATTATTTTGCTTTATTTCCGGTTCCTGCAAATGAAGTTTTAAATATAACAAGCAGAAAAGATATTGAAGTACAATCGATTGCTATTTATGATGTTTTAGGGCAATTAGTAATTGCAGTTCCAAATGCAAAATCAGTTTCTAATATAGATGTTGCAAATCTTAAAACAGGTAATTACTTTATAAAAGTAAAATCAGATAAAGGGAGTTCAAGTACGAAGTTCATTAAAAAATAAGGCTTAGTTTACTCTAAAACAAAAGTCCCACAGCAATGTGGGACTTTTTTATGCTTTATATTTTTATTTAAGCTTTCAGGTTTTTCTTTGTTTCAAGTTTTATATTGTCAGGCTGAGCGAAGTCGAAGCGCTTTTCTATTGGGAATTAATGCTGTTAATTTGAGCATACTGAGATAGTACCTACCAATTTGAATTTAATTTTTCAGGAGCTATTTCTTGCTATCCACTATATCTTTTTATTTTTAAAGAAAAAATAAAAAGGATGTCGTTACTCCCGATAGTTATCGGGACAGGGCTAGACGAGTGGTTGATATTGAACGCAGATACTATGGATTCTATTTTATCTCGCGGCCAATAATTTTGATTCCTCAGGTGTAAAATCATTTACAATTGTATACGTTTCAATTTTAGCAATTGCCATTTCGTCCAAAATGTCCACTAAATTTTTATAATTGGATTTTTTGCTTGGTTTTATAATTACAATTGCACCTCTATTAGGTCTTCCAATGTTAGCTGAATATTCTAGAATAGATTTGTTTTTGTTGTACAATTCTTTACGAATTCCATCTTTACCATATTTTAATTCTTTAGGAGTATCCATTGACCATTCTAGGAATCCGCTATAAAATACTATTCTATCATTATCATCAAGTAAAACTGTTAGGACGCGATCCTCAATACCTTTACCACAACCACTCCAACCAGGATATTTTTCAGGTAAGCCTAAATCTATCGCTTTAGGTTTGCCCAATTCAGTCGTAACCATAAAAAATATAATTAATAAAAAGGAAACACTTACCATGGCGGTTAAATCTACACGTGCTTTTAATTTTTTACTTCTTACTTTCTTGTCTTTTTTATAGATTTCCATGGCTTGTATTTTTTAGATAAATTAGAGCTGAGTTAATTTAGACTTTTTTGTTATTTAGTTGTCATAAATATAATAAATTTTGAATATGATTGATAAATAAGTTGGTTTTGTTTTCAAGTGTTGCTGTTTTAAAATAAGAGATAAAAATAAAGTCCCATATTACTATGGGACTTTATTTATAGGTTCAGAGATACAAACGTCCAAAGGACTAAGAGACAAAGTACAAAGCGAAATCTTTATGTAAAACATGCGTATGGATTGCGTTTTGATCCTTGCTTTTCGGAACTTCTTCTCTTAAAGTAAACTTACTGATAAAGTAATATTCGTTTTCAATAATTTAGATATCGGACAAATTTCTTTGGCTTTTAAAGCTGTTTTAGAAAACTCATCTTCGGAGATATTTGGAACCTTTCCTTTTAGATCTAAATTAATCTGGGTTATTGTTCCGTCTTCAAACGTAACTGTGGCTTCTGTATGCAAATCTTCTGGAGTATATCCAGCTTCGGATAGTAAGAAACTTAATTGCATCGTAAAACAGCCAGAATGAGCTGCAGCGATCAATTCTTCAGGATTGGTCCCGACGCCATTTTCAAAACGAGTCTTGAATGATAGTTGGGCATTATCTAGTGTGGTACTCTGAGTACTAATAGTTCCTTTTCCTTCCATTCCGGTACCTTTCCAGTTGGCATGTGCTTTTCTAGTAAATTTCATCTTTTTGAATTTAATGGGTTTAGTAAAAATTGTAGTAACTAAATTAATTGATTTTTGTGTATTTTACTGAATTTAAAATGATTAAAAAAACAGATTAGTTTCCCTTTTGGATAAACGGAAGCAGCATTGGAACTTTTTTTTGATAATTCTTATATTCTTCTCCATAAAACTTCTGAAGATCTTTTTCTTCTAAAAATTTTACTGCAATAAAAATATAAGCGGTTGTAGTTAATGTAAAGACTAAATGACCCAGTGTCATTAGAGGTGTTGCCCAAAATGCAATTAAAAACCCCAGCATAATAGGGTGTCTTACTATTTTGTATAAGTAGCTTATTTTAAAGGTGGTGCATTCGGGTTGTGTGGCTTTATTTTTCATGTTTTGAATAATCTGTTTCAGCCCAAATAATTCAAAATGATTAATTATAAACGTAGAGAGTAATACAATAATCCATCCTAAGAAATAAATACCATTTATAATCATAGTAGCGGTTTTATTCTCAATTTCCCAGATTATGAATCGCATAGGCTGCCATTGCCAGTACATTAATAGTAATGCCGAACTGGAGAGTAAGACATAGGTACTACGCTCAATTACGGGACTAATAATACTCGTCCACCATTTTTTGAATGCTGGTCTAGCCATTATGCTATGCTGTAGGGCAAACAGACTTAACAAAAGGACATTAACGAGTAATGCTTGTACAAAAGTTGTTTCGGTTCCTGTGTCGATTGATTTGGGAACGATAAAATTGCCAACAAATCCTATTGCATAAAGAAAAGCAATGAGAAATAGGAGGTAAGCAAATACTCCATAAAGAAAAGTGATTGATTTGATCATATTTGTAGGTTTTATGATGGGGATTAATAAAGAGCAGTTTATTTCATTTTTTTGAATTTAAGGAGGGAATAATAATGGCAAGAAGCAGATAGTTGTTTTTTATTGTTTTGAATTTCAAATAATTGTATCTCAAATATAATCAAATTTCATCTAGGTTTTAAATGCTAATTTTACTTTTGTGTAAATAAAAAGAGTGATAAAATTAATTACCACTCTTTTTTATTTTATTGTATTGGGGAGTACAACAGTATTCTTCAACTATTTTACAATCATTTTTTTGACAATTCCTTCGGAGGTTTTAACAAAATAAATTCCTGTTTCAAGTTGAGAAGTATTGATGGTTTGTGCATTTTTGGTAGTTAAAATAGTTTTACCATTTATATCGAATACTTGAACATCGGCAGTTCTGTTAAAATATACAATTCCTTTTTGGGATGGATTTGGGAATAATGCAAAAGTAGGAGTGCTGTCCGAAACAAAATCGGGAGCTGATAAGCTTTTGGCATTTACTTCAAAGATGGTAATTGTACCACTTATTTCGTTAGCCACAAGTATATAGCCTTTCCCTGTAGGGCTATTTTCAGGAGCAATATAGGTAATACCTTCAGGTCCGTGATCTCCTGCATATGCCGATGTGCTGCGGCTATTTTTATATTCTACAAATTTTACATTATTGGGGTCAGTGACATTGTATACCATAACACCACCAACACGTTCTAGTGATATAAACGCAAAGGTTTCGCTTCCGATTTTCGCAGTTGTTATTCCTTCAGGTTCTGGGCCTTTGGCACGGCTTCTTGCTTTGGTAGCATTACTTTCGTGATCAGCATTAAATAATGATGGCAAATTTGCTGCGGTGTACATTTCGAAGTCGTCTCCACTATCAAAAACGATTTGTTTGGTAGTTGCATTAAAAATAGAAAAAGAACGTCCTCCAAGGCAATTAATCTCTTCAAAATCGGCATCGCCATCTAAATTTCCATTTAGGTTGGTTGTTCTAAAACGACCTAAATTATAAGTTTGTTTTAAAACGGCTGCATTAGGAAAAATACCTGCATCTAGATTTGTTGCACCTACAGTTGTTCTTTCTACAAAACCAGTGTATTCTTTTTCGTCGCCTTCATTTGCAGTAACCAAGTATGTATTTGTTCCAATAGTATAATTGGCAACGCCATCTGGAAGATAAAAGGCTTTCATAGGCCAATTGGCAATTAATACTTCGCCATTGTTATCAGATACATCAAATCCATTTCCAGGAATACTGATATCTTTTGTTCCTAATGCCCAAATATCGGTTATTGTATTATTAGTCAAATCAATCTCGGCAATGGCATTGTTTTCTTGTAAAGTTACCCATGCTTTTTTAGAGTCAGAATTTATAGTAATATATTCTGGTTCCAAATCCTGAGATAGTGTACTGGTTAGTTTTAGTTTTCGAACACCCGATGCAATTAATGTAGTTTCCTGAGCATTATAAGCAGTAAAAAGTAATGTTGTAACATTCGATTGACTTAAAGTGGCAATTCCACCAGAAATATCAATTATACTTACTGATCCTTCTGGATCAACAGTATAATCAAGGTTTGGTTGTCCTTCATTGGCAGTCATAACCTTTTTTCCATCGGGTGAAAATGTAATCATATCAGGCAAAGCACCTACAATTACTTGTTTTTGGAAAATACCATTGGTATCAAAAAATACTACAGAACCATTAAGGGCTTCATTTGTATTTGGCGAAGCAACAGCTACGATTCCGTTTTTTACAGCAACACTCGTTACGCCGCCATATACATTCATATCTATAGATTTTATCACCTTTGGGGCAGTAGGATCACTAAAGTTTATTACATCTAGAAATCCTGCAACGGCACTTGTAGTAAATAAGCGTTGAGAATCTTTATCATGAACAACAATCTCGCAGGTGCTGGTATTGCTTCCAGATGGATCAAAACTGCCGATGTAATTTAGTTCGATTTCTTTATTAGGAACTGGAGCTAAACGGTCATTATCTTTAATGTAAATTGTAGCTGTAGGAGTTCCTGTAATTGTAAAACCAACAGGATTCTCTAAACTCAGTACAAAATATTCTGCTTGTTGTTCTTCTAGATTATCATCGATAATAGGAATTGTAATAGTTTGCGTTAAAGCACTTGAATTGGTAAAATGCAAGGTTTGTGTACTTAAAGTAAAATCATTAGCGTCAGCAGTGCTAAAAGGGGCTCCTTTTACAACTAAGTCTACAGAACCTATTATTGGACTTCCTAAATTGATTACAAAATTTAAATTTCCTGCGTTTTCGTTTACAGTAACAAAGTTAGAAGCAAATGAAACAGTTGGACTAGCTGTTGTAAAAGTTGACGATTGTGTTGTA is a genomic window containing:
- a CDS encoding OsmC family protein, whose protein sequence is MKFTRKAHANWKGTGMEGKGTISTQSTTLDNAQLSFKTRFENGVGTNPEELIAAAHSGCFTMQLSFLLSEAGYTPEDLHTEATVTFEDGTITQINLDLKGKVPNISEDEFSKTALKAKEICPISKLLKTNITLSVSLL
- a CDS encoding choice-of-anchor I family protein, with amino-acid sequence MKKLYLKTLFYFSLFFTSSFSSGQTLINYWSFNNPTSVATMTTPNVALITGTTITAIAGGTSFIEFNGGTGQNFDLLNLNSRNSEVSGTHLRFSNPIGGALVFALPTTGYKDIIVKFATRRSAQGAGTQNWFYSLDGNSYTSFTPVTPNNGDPGLATLNFTAITGANNNSNFKIKVEFDQGPGGTGGNNRFDNFTTEGTPNGGGDTTAPVATFLPANTSTTISTTVNPTIIFNESIRLINDNSIDNTNVAALLELRLNNATGSLVPFAATVIDKIITIIPAQALSNNQTYYLALLPNTIEDLNNNAITTTQSSTFTTASPTVSFASNFVTVNENAGNLNFVINLGSPIIGSVDLVVKGAPFSTADANDFTLSTQTLHFTNSSALTQTITIPIIDDNLEEQQAEYFVLSLENPVGFTITGTPTATIYIKDNDRLAPVPNKEIELNYIGSFDPSGSNTSTCEIVVHDKDSQRLFTTSAVAGFLDVINFSDPTAPKVIKSIDMNVYGGVTSVAVKNGIVAVASPNTNEALNGSVVFFDTNGIFQKQVIVGALPDMITFSPDGKKVMTANEGQPNLDYTVDPEGSVSIIDISGGIATLSQSNVTTLLFTAYNAQETTLIASGVRKLKLTSTLSQDLEPEYITINSDSKKAWVTLQENNAIAEIDLTNNTITDIWALGTKDISIPGNGFDVSDNNGEVLIANWPMKAFYLPDGVANYTIGTNTYLVTANEGDEKEYTGFVERTTVGATNLDAGIFPNAAVLKQTYNLGRFRTTNLNGNLDGDADFEEINCLGGRSFSIFNATTKQIVFDSGDDFEMYTAANLPSLFNADHESNATKARSRAKGPEPEGITTAKIGSETFAFISLERVGGVMVYNVTDPNNVKFVEYKNSRSTSAYAGDHGPEGITYIAPENSPTGKGYILVANEISGTITIFEVNAKSLSAPDFVSDSTPTFALFPNPSQKGIVYFNRTADVQVFDINGKTILTTKNAQTINTSQLETGIYFVKTSEGIVKKMIVK
- the mddA gene encoding methanethiol S-methyltransferase, which produces MIKSITFLYGVFAYLLFLIAFLYAIGFVGNFIVPKSIDTGTETTFVQALLVNVLLLSLFALQHSIMARPAFKKWWTSIISPVIERSTYVLLSSSALLLMYWQWQPMRFIIWEIENKTATMIINGIYFLGWIIVLLSTFIINHFELFGLKQIIQNMKNKATQPECTTFKISYLYKIVRHPIMLGFLIAFWATPLMTLGHLVFTLTTTAYIFIAVKFLEEKDLQKFYGEEYKNYQKKVPMLLPFIQKGN
- a CDS encoding leucine-rich repeat domain-containing protein, producing MKKIYFLVLTLCFFNGLYAQNIIIPDFNLKMKLISLNVDINSNSEIEISEALKITFLDLSNSNITSLEGLDSFTNLEFLDCSNNPLLRDIDFNKLKKLVHLRYSNIQSKEYLQIENLPELTTILADGLTNLKFVQCTGNPKLTTLSLNGAANLTEIVATNNKLTTLNLLGVVQLKKLRCSSNQLAALDMSSLTKLESLSCEDNRLKSTEFNVADLVKLKYLSCQNNQLVKLNTDFLWDLVYLNCSSNEIIDLHVSNMYNLEELYCDGNNISSLKLGASRKLQWLNCSNNRFTDLNVRDLTQLKGVSCSNNEITSLDLNGLINLENLQCFNNQIKTLDLSDLKSLARLDCSQNQLTSLLIRNGSKEAGFLNFSANPNLQYVCADENQLEQVKALVTTYGYTNCNVNAYCSFKPVGTYFTVQGNSKIDSDKNGCDAQDLGFPNLKFNLSDGTNTGSIIANATGSYSISLPTGTHSITPVLENPEYFSIWPTSINATFPAQSSPVTQNFCITAKGTHSDLEVTLLPINVARPGFEAQYKIVYKNKGNNVQSGSVNLNFNDSVLDFVSANPVVSNQASNNLFWNFTNLRPFESKEIIFTVKVNAPTATPAVNNGDILSFVATIQTLSTDDTPNDNTFTLNQIVVGSYDPNDKTCLEGSVITPNLIGEYVHYMIRFENTGTYQAQNIVVKDMIDLAKFDIATLAPTSSSHPFVTNITEGNKVEFIFENINLPFDDANNDGYIAFKIKTKSTLKVGDSFTNDANIYFDYNFPILTNKATSTFQTTLGTPDFEFSNYFALFPVPANEVLNITSRKDIEVQSIAIYDVLGQLVIAVPNAKSVSNIDVANLKTGNYFIKVKSDKGSSSTKFIKK
- a CDS encoding biopolymer transporter ExbD, whose translation is MEIYKKDKKVRSKKLKARVDLTAMVSVSFLLIIFFMVTTELGKPKAIDLGLPEKYPGWSGCGKGIEDRVLTVLLDDNDRIVFYSGFLEWSMDTPKELKYGKDGIRKELYNKNKSILEYSANIGRPNRGAIVIIKPSKKSNYKNLVDILDEMAIAKIETYTIVNDFTPEESKLLAAR